TAACAAAATTCATAAGCAGCGACAGGATCAGGCAAGAGATTGGCAGGATCGGGATACCGGGTTCAGGGTGCAAATGCGTAGCCTTGGAGAGGTGAGAGGGTTGTGGTCTGGCCTGATCCGGAGGATCGAAACATGCAGAAGCGCAAGTTGGGAAAGAGCAACCTGGAGGTCTCCGCGCTTGGCTTTGGAGCGATGGGGATGAGCTTTGGCTACGGCAAGGCGGGGGACAAGCAGGAGATGATCTCGCTACTGCGCGCGGCCGTGGATATGGGCGTGACGTTCTTCGATACGGCGGAGGTCTACGGCCCGTATGCCAATGAGGAGCTGCTGGGCGATGCGTTCGCCGGGATTCGCGACCAGGTGGTCATCGCGACGAAGTTTGGCTTCAAGCTGAAAGAGGATCTGACGCCGGGATTCGTCGGGTTGAACAGCCAGCCGGCGCACATTCGTGAAGTGGTTGAGGGGTCGTTGAAGCGGCTGAAGATCGACACGATCGACCTGCTGTACCAGCACCGCGTCGACCCCGATGTACCGATCGAAGACGTTGCGGGGACGGTGAAGGACTTGATCGCCGAGGGCAAGGTAAAGCACTTCGGCCTGTCGGAGGCGGGCGTTCAGACGATTCGGCGGGCGAATGCGGTGCAGCCGGTGACGGCGCTGCAGAGCGAGTACTCACTGTGGTGGCGGGAGCCGGAGGCGGAGATTATCCCGACGCTCGAAGAGCTGGGCATTGGCTTCGTGCCGTACAGCCCGTTGGGCAAGGGATTTCTGACGGGCAAGGTCACCGAGAGCACGGAGCTACAAGATGGCGACTTCCGCAAGATTCTGCCCCGGTTTACGCCGGAGGCGATGAAGGCGAACCAGGGCATCGTCGACTTCATTGCGGAGTTTGCGCGGTCGAAGAACGCGACGCCGGCGCAGATCGCTCTGTCATGGGTGCTGGCGCAGAAGCCGTGGATCGTGCCGATTCCGGGGACGACGAAGCTGCACCGGCTTGAGGAGAATCTGAGATCACTTAATGTCGAACTGTCAGCGGATGAGTTGGTCGAGATCGACCATGCGGTGAAGAAGATCGATCTGCAGGGCGAGCGCTATCCGGAGGCTATCAAGGCGATGGTCGGGCGTTAGGTTGTTGTGAACGCGGGGCCTCCGCAAATGCGGGGGGCTCTCCACTTCGCATCACGATGAGACCGTGATGCTTCGGTCGAGATGACGTTTTCTATACTAGGTTCGAAGGGCGGGAAAAATATGGAGATCAAGCGGGTTGGGTCGCAGGCTTCGAACAAAGGGCCGGCGGATTGGTTTACCGGGGCGGTGCGGATCGATCAGCCGTTCCAGGCGGCGGAGCCTGCCCGGGTTGGTGGGGCGACGGTTACCTTCGAACCGGGTGCGCGGACGGCGTGGCACACGCATCCGCTGGGGCAGACGCTCATCGTGACCGCGGGGTGTGGGTGGACGCAGCGCGACGGCGGGCCGGTGGAGGAGATTCGTCCCGGGGATGTGGTTTGGTTTGCGCCGGGGGAGAAGCATTGGCATGGAGCCACTGCGACTACCGGTGTGAGCCATGTCGCGATTGCCGAGAAGGTTGATGGCCGGTCCGTGGACTGGCTGGAGCATGTCAGCGACGAGCAGTACCGCGGGTGACTCTCGCGGTACTGCCGCAACGGTCTAGTGCCCCGCCGGAGCCTTGCCGCCGACTTTGAAGTTCTTCGTCAGGAGCACGATTGGAGCGGCGATCAGCGTCATCACGCCGATGATGAAGAAACAGTCCATGAAGGCCAGAAGCAGCGTCTGGTTGTGAAGCTGCTCGTAGAGCCGCCCATAGGCTGCGGTGACCGCGTCGGCGTGGGAAAATCCGTGCGCCTGTAGGTAGGCGGCGGTGCTGTGGATGTTGTCCTGGAGCGCGGTGGAAGAAGGCGCTAGGTTGTTGCCGGTGCGGGCCTGGTGGAAGTTCTGGCGGCGCTCGCTGACCGTGGTGATCAGCGCGATCCCGAAGCTGCCACCCCAGTTGCGGAAGAAGTTGGTCAGCGAGGACGCCTTGTTGTTCTGCGCCGGGCTTAGCTGCGAGTAGGCGATGACGGTGAGCGGCACGAAGAAGAAGGCGTAGCCGAGACCCTGCAGCGCGCGGGCGAGAGCGTAGTGCTCGTAGTCGGTCTGCAGGTTGAAGTGGCTGTAGTGAAGAAACGAGATGCCGACGACCATAACCGCTCCGAAGAGCAGGATTCTGGGATGGATGATCTGTCGCTGGACGAGTTGCGCTCCCACGGGAGCGAGCAGCGTGATGACGAAGGCTCCGGGCCCAAGGACGAGACCGGCGTCGATGGCGCGATAGCCGTAGAGGGTCTGCAGGATCTGCGGGATCATCGTGGTGGAGGCGAAGAGTCCCACGCCGAAGACGAAGTAGAAGAAGTTCGCGATGGCGAAGTTGCGGATCTTGAGCAGGCGGAAGTCGATGACCGGGTCGGGGTGATTGAGCTCCCAGAAGACTGCGGTGGTGAGGCAGCCCACGCCGATGACAAACATCCAGATGATGAAGCGGGAGCCAAACCAGTCGTCGATCTGACCGCGGTCAAGGAGGACTTCGAGGCAGGCCGAGCCGAGCGCGATGAGGGCGATGCCGATGCCATCGATCTTAAGCTTGCCGTTCGTGCGGACGGTCTTGCGCTCTTCGGCGAAGGACGCCGGATCGTGGACGAAGCGGTTGGTGAGGAAGAGTGAGATGAGGCCGATGGGGATGTTGATGAAGAAGACCCAGCGCCAGTTGTAGTTGTCCGTGATCCAGCCGCCAAGCACGGGGCCGATGGCGGGAGCGGTGACGATCGCGACCGTGTACAGCGCGAACGCCGAGGCGCGTTTCGCGGGCGGGAAAGTGTCGACGAGGATGGCCTGTTCTACGGGAGCTAGTCCGCCGCCGCCGATGCCCTGCAGCACGCGGGCGATCAGGATGACGTTGAGGCTGGGAGCGATGCCGCAGAAGAACGAGGTGACGGTGAAGAGGGCCACGCAGGCCATGTAGTAGTTCTTGCGGCCGAAGACGCGGGAGAGCCACGCCGACATGGGGAGGATGACAGCGTTCGCGACGAGATAGGTGGTCAGGATCCAGGTGACTTCGTCGTAGGAGCGGCCGAGACCGCCGGCGATGTACGGGAGCGACACGTTCGCGATGGAGGTGTCGAGCAGCTCCATGAACGTCGCGATCGTCACGGTGAGGGCGACGACCCAGGGGTTGATCCCCGCCCGTTGCGCGGCTGTCTGGACCGGGTTTTGGGGCGGCGTAAGGACGGCGGTTGCCATGTTTCTCCCGTGAGCTTATCTTTGAGACCGTTCGGTCGCTTCTTTGCATCTGATTGTCTGAAGCGGTTGCAGGGTGCAGAATTCTGAGGGGAAAATATGCGGGCTGAGACGGCGATGACCAAGGGTGAGGTGACGCGGCAGCACATCATTGAAAAGGCTGCGCCAGTCTTCAATCAGCGAGGGTTCTCGGGTTGCTCGATGCAGGACCTGATGGAGGCGACGGGGCTGGAGAAGGGTG
This Granulicella aggregans DNA region includes the following protein-coding sequences:
- a CDS encoding aldo/keto reductase; amino-acid sequence: MQKRKLGKSNLEVSALGFGAMGMSFGYGKAGDKQEMISLLRAAVDMGVTFFDTAEVYGPYANEELLGDAFAGIRDQVVIATKFGFKLKEDLTPGFVGLNSQPAHIREVVEGSLKRLKIDTIDLLYQHRVDPDVPIEDVAGTVKDLIAEGKVKHFGLSEAGVQTIRRANAVQPVTALQSEYSLWWREPEAEIIPTLEELGIGFVPYSPLGKGFLTGKVTESTELQDGDFRKILPRFTPEAMKANQGIVDFIAEFARSKNATPAQIALSWVLAQKPWIVPIPGTTKLHRLEENLRSLNVELSADELVEIDHAVKKIDLQGERYPEAIKAMVGR
- a CDS encoding (R)-mandelonitrile lyase, with protein sequence MEIKRVGSQASNKGPADWFTGAVRIDQPFQAAEPARVGGATVTFEPGARTAWHTHPLGQTLIVTAGCGWTQRDGGPVEEIRPGDVVWFAPGEKHWHGATATTGVSHVAIAEKVDGRSVDWLEHVSDEQYRG
- a CDS encoding DHA2 family efflux MFS transporter permease subunit, translated to MATAVLTPPQNPVQTAAQRAGINPWVVALTVTIATFMELLDTSIANVSLPYIAGGLGRSYDEVTWILTTYLVANAVILPMSAWLSRVFGRKNYYMACVALFTVTSFFCGIAPSLNVILIARVLQGIGGGGLAPVEQAILVDTFPPAKRASAFALYTVAIVTAPAIGPVLGGWITDNYNWRWVFFINIPIGLISLFLTNRFVHDPASFAEERKTVRTNGKLKIDGIGIALIALGSACLEVLLDRGQIDDWFGSRFIIWMFVIGVGCLTTAVFWELNHPDPVIDFRLLKIRNFAIANFFYFVFGVGLFASTTMIPQILQTLYGYRAIDAGLVLGPGAFVITLLAPVGAQLVQRQIIHPRILLFGAVMVVGISFLHYSHFNLQTDYEHYALARALQGLGYAFFFVPLTVIAYSQLSPAQNNKASSLTNFFRNWGGSFGIALITTVSERRQNFHQARTGNNLAPSSTALQDNIHSTAAYLQAHGFSHADAVTAAYGRLYEQLHNQTLLLAFMDCFFIIGVMTLIAAPIVLLTKNFKVGGKAPAGH